The following are encoded in a window of Nakamurella sp. A5-74 genomic DNA:
- a CDS encoding LLM class flavin-dependent oxidoreductase, whose amino-acid sequence MRHALFLPVFDVLADPREVARIAAEAEEAGWDGTFVWDHMSYRAPVAQIADPWITLSAMASATEHIRIGPMVTPLPRRRPTVIARQTATLDRLSDGRLTLGVGIADDSAGELSGAGEELDARRRGAMLDEALEILQAAWTGENVDHHGEHYTVQGIAFRPRPVQEPAIPVWVAVRAGNPRPLRRAARFQGVFPVGVDHPEVLAEIVGAVTELRAAGEQTGPYDVAIGGTPGTDPAPYAAAGATWWMEAFGPYDLSLDAVRGVLRDGPRR is encoded by the coding sequence ATGCGCCACGCCCTGTTCCTTCCCGTCTTCGACGTGCTGGCGGATCCGCGCGAGGTCGCGCGGATCGCTGCGGAGGCCGAGGAGGCAGGCTGGGACGGCACCTTCGTCTGGGACCACATGTCCTACCGGGCGCCGGTCGCGCAGATCGCTGATCCGTGGATCACATTGTCCGCCATGGCATCTGCGACGGAGCACATCCGCATCGGTCCGATGGTGACCCCGCTGCCGCGGCGACGGCCCACGGTCATCGCCCGGCAGACAGCCACCCTCGATCGGCTCAGCGACGGTCGGCTGACCCTCGGTGTCGGGATCGCCGACGACTCCGCCGGCGAGCTGTCGGGTGCCGGGGAGGAGCTCGACGCGCGCCGCCGGGGTGCGATGCTCGACGAGGCGCTCGAGATCCTGCAGGCTGCCTGGACGGGCGAGAACGTCGACCATCACGGCGAGCACTACACGGTGCAGGGCATCGCATTCCGCCCGCGCCCGGTGCAGGAGCCGGCCATCCCGGTCTGGGTGGCGGTGCGCGCCGGCAACCCCCGTCCGCTGCGCCGGGCTGCCCGGTTCCAGGGGGTGTTCCCGGTCGGCGTCGATCATCCGGAGGTGCTGGCCGAGATCGTCGGGGCCGTCACCGAATTGCGTGCCGCGGGCGAGCAGACGGGTCCGTACGACGTGGCGATCGGCGGTACCCCCGGCACCGACCCCGCGCCCTACGCCGCCGCGGGGGCGACCTGGTGGATGGAGGCTTTCGGGCCGTACGACCTGTCGCTGGACGCCGTGCGCGGTGTGCTCCGCGACGGCCCGCGACGCTGA
- a CDS encoding HAD-IB family hydrolase produces the protein MRLTRPSARERAARAQLAGQASAEAASAAAHAEPLAPGTDLTAAAFFDVDNTVLAGASIYHFVRGLASRKFFTTGDLVRFAVRQVRFRFAGEDSGDIRDSREEALSFVAGRTVAEIVRLGEEIYDEEMADRLYAGSIELIKRHLDAGQRVWLVTATPVELAQIIARRLGLSGALGTVAEAVDGVYTGRLVGEMLHGPAKASAVRALAAAEGLDLRRCTAYSDSINDVPMLSVVGTAVAVNPDGALRDAARKHGWQIRDFRTARKAARIGVPSVLGAGAITGAVFGGLAVRRRLR, from the coding sequence GTGCGACTCACCAGACCGTCCGCGCGCGAACGCGCCGCCAGAGCCCAGCTCGCCGGCCAGGCGTCTGCCGAGGCCGCATCGGCCGCTGCGCACGCCGAACCGCTGGCCCCCGGTACCGACCTCACCGCAGCCGCATTCTTCGACGTCGACAACACCGTGCTGGCGGGTGCCTCGATCTACCACTTCGTCCGCGGACTCGCGTCCCGCAAGTTCTTCACCACCGGTGATCTGGTGCGATTCGCCGTCCGGCAGGTCCGGTTCCGGTTCGCCGGCGAGGACTCCGGAGACATCCGGGACTCCCGCGAGGAAGCGCTGTCGTTCGTCGCCGGCCGCACCGTCGCCGAGATCGTCCGGCTGGGCGAGGAGATCTACGACGAGGAGATGGCCGATCGGCTCTATGCCGGATCGATCGAGCTCATCAAGCGGCACCTGGATGCCGGTCAACGCGTGTGGTTGGTGACCGCAACCCCGGTCGAGCTCGCCCAGATCATCGCGCGCCGGCTCGGCCTGTCCGGAGCGCTGGGCACCGTGGCCGAGGCCGTCGACGGCGTCTACACCGGACGGTTGGTCGGTGAGATGTTGCACGGCCCCGCGAAAGCTTCGGCGGTGCGCGCACTGGCCGCGGCGGAGGGCCTGGACCTGCGCAGATGCACCGCGTACTCCGACTCGATCAACGACGTCCCGATGCTGAGCGTCGTCGGAACCGCGGTGGCGGTGAATCCCGATGGGGCGCTGCGGGACGCCGCCCGGAAGCACGGCTGGCAGATCCGCGACTTCCGCACCGCCCGCAAGGCGGCCAGGATCGGCGTGCCCTCGGTGCTGGGCGCCGGCGCGATCACCGGCGCGGTGTTCGGTGGGCTCGCGGTCCGGCGGCGCCTCCGTTAG
- a CDS encoding class I adenylate-forming enzyme family protein: MTNASEPMVNWAELIRTAGQRHAARIAIIDSGRSISWGELDAAADAGAADLLESGSHRGDRALVALPSSADLVLTLVATARAGLVAVPVDPHRADLATVAARVGARLLLVADGSPEVAGVSTVFAAADLRRWWTAHRAPVSAVGGGEDLAVLARASRSYRAVMISHHAVLAAVAAATGAPGSRLRADDRAVMALPVHHLAGLVTAFLPLAAVGAAAVFPEVDPAGGDLSGLPSLIRSAKVTIIPGSPGVYRALLATEGVERALASVHLMTSGAAPLPSSDFSAIRAVTGQHVWEGYGISESTSVVASSLVTARSRAGSVGCALGGLEIRIDSGTGDAAGDEPPGVPQDPGSRVGTDGGVDALDGNLADVTGMGDVGRISLRGATLFSGYWPDGADGPGEDGWYCTEDVGYLDDLGELHLVDRADETFTVSGFTVYPKEIEQVLAAHPDIAAAVVGAVPGTGSKPARVVAVLSARAGVERPGVQQLQGYVAARLPIFKRPTEFAFVDAIPLTELGRQDRVAALGLAGFVAGGRSVAVLGSVRPTAVRAAQPESAAAAPGVDSAVPSPDDQDATADPTPHDADGRADAEPFEPTAPERGPEQAADLDSLGGRLPGAGNRRARSLSDDDDDLFGSEYS, from the coding sequence GTGACGAACGCGAGCGAACCGATGGTCAACTGGGCGGAGCTGATCCGCACGGCCGGGCAGCGGCATGCTGCGCGGATCGCCATCATCGACTCCGGTCGGTCCATCAGCTGGGGTGAGCTCGACGCGGCAGCGGATGCCGGCGCTGCTGACCTGTTGGAGTCCGGTTCGCACCGCGGAGATCGGGCCCTCGTGGCGCTGCCCAGCTCGGCCGACCTGGTCCTCACCCTGGTGGCCACCGCCCGGGCCGGTCTGGTGGCCGTTCCGGTGGATCCGCACCGAGCAGACCTCGCGACGGTGGCCGCGCGGGTCGGGGCCAGGCTGCTCCTGGTCGCCGACGGATCCCCCGAGGTCGCGGGCGTGTCGACCGTGTTCGCAGCCGCCGACCTGCGCCGATGGTGGACGGCTCACCGGGCGCCGGTGTCGGCCGTCGGGGGCGGCGAGGACCTCGCCGTGCTGGCGCGTGCCTCGCGCAGCTACCGGGCCGTGATGATCTCCCACCACGCGGTGCTCGCGGCCGTGGCCGCGGCGACGGGGGCTCCCGGCTCCCGGCTGCGCGCCGACGACCGCGCCGTGATGGCGTTGCCCGTGCACCATCTCGCCGGCCTGGTGACGGCGTTCCTGCCGCTGGCCGCGGTCGGCGCCGCGGCGGTGTTCCCCGAGGTCGATCCGGCCGGCGGCGATCTGAGCGGACTCCCGTCGCTGATCCGCAGCGCGAAGGTGACGATCATCCCCGGGTCGCCCGGGGTGTACCGCGCGCTGCTGGCCACCGAAGGAGTGGAGCGGGCGCTGGCCAGCGTCCACCTGATGACGTCCGGTGCAGCGCCGCTCCCGTCATCGGATTTCTCGGCGATCCGCGCAGTGACCGGACAGCACGTGTGGGAGGGCTACGGCATCTCGGAGTCGACGTCCGTGGTCGCCTCATCCCTGGTCACCGCCCGTTCCCGTGCCGGATCCGTCGGCTGCGCGCTGGGCGGGCTCGAGATCAGGATCGACTCCGGAACCGGCGACGCGGCCGGTGACGAACCTCCTGGGGTCCCGCAGGATCCGGGCAGCAGGGTGGGGACCGACGGCGGCGTCGATGCGCTGGACGGGAATCTCGCCGACGTGACCGGGATGGGTGACGTCGGCCGGATCAGCCTGCGGGGTGCGACGCTCTTCAGCGGGTACTGGCCGGACGGCGCCGACGGTCCCGGTGAGGACGGTTGGTACTGCACCGAGGATGTCGGCTATCTCGACGATCTGGGGGAGCTGCACCTGGTCGACCGTGCGGACGAGACGTTCACCGTCTCAGGATTCACGGTGTACCCCAAGGAGATCGAGCAGGTGTTGGCGGCCCATCCGGACATCGCCGCCGCTGTGGTCGGGGCCGTTCCTGGAACTGGTTCGAAGCCGGCGCGGGTGGTCGCAGTCCTCAGTGCCAGGGCCGGTGTCGAACGGCCGGGTGTGCAGCAGTTGCAGGGATACGTGGCGGCACGGCTGCCGATCTTCAAGCGCCCCACCGAGTTCGCGTTCGTCGACGCCATCCCGCTCACCGAGCTGGGACGGCAGGACCGCGTCGCGGCGCTGGGTCTGGCCGGCTTCGTCGCCGGTGGTCGGTCGGTGGCGGTGCTCGGCAGTGTGCGACCGACCGCAGTCAGGGCCGCGCAGCCCGAATCCGCAGCAGCCGCTCCGGGTGTCGACAGTGCTGTGCCGTCACCGGACGATCAGGACGCCACCGCGGACCCGACGCCGCACGATGCAGACGGCCGCGCCGACGCCGAACCGTTCGAACCGACGGCGCCGGAACGCGGACCCGAGCAGGCCGCCGACCTGGACAGCCTGGGCGGACGTCTTCCTGGTGCGGGGAACCGTCGGGCCCGCAGCCTGTCGGATGATGACGACGACCTGTTCGGTAGCGAGTACTCGTAG
- a CDS encoding sodium:proton antiporter, translating into MEYLLIAVAALAVVIVSTVLSRRTGVAVPLLLLVVGIAASFLPAIPDFVLAPEWILAGVLPPLLYSSAVRFPVTDLRRNLGQISWLSVIMVVASALVIGVVVHAVFPQIPIALGVALGAVVSPTDAVAATAIGRRLGLPPRLMSVLEGESLMNDATALVLLRTALAAVMGTFSFWQSLRDFAVAVLVALVVGGLIAGITIMVRARISDPVLTSTISFFVPFLAYFPTEELHGSGVLATVVAGVITGHRSAHRFSAAARGTEAANWATISFVLESAVFLVMGLELPGLVTDARTESSMSTVAAIAAVVFVLLLALRAAGVLVAIRFGSRHNSTRRSRRRIEDAESELETIEPETHQQERRAQNIRRWIDRGRADLAFEEDQPIGRKGALVLSWAGMRGVVTLAAAQTIPEGTDHRAVVVLVAFVVSVATLIGFGSTLPLVIRRMHFRERSVQDKREEIRSLVSEMVDTVSERLGPLEDQQIEGEPIAPAVVERMSKLFAPLLTGALPEGQAKIDHRDQLIELTERYVAALRETLLDERSIGNYRADTYLKVQGLLDALERRGETTH; encoded by the coding sequence GTGGAATACCTGCTGATCGCCGTGGCCGCGCTCGCCGTCGTCATCGTCTCCACGGTGCTCTCCCGCCGGACCGGAGTCGCCGTCCCGCTGTTGCTGCTCGTCGTCGGGATCGCCGCGAGCTTCCTGCCGGCGATCCCGGACTTCGTGCTGGCTCCGGAATGGATCCTCGCCGGCGTGCTGCCGCCGCTGCTGTACTCGAGCGCCGTGCGATTCCCGGTCACCGATCTGCGCCGCAACCTCGGCCAGATCAGTTGGCTCTCGGTGATCATGGTGGTGGCCTCCGCGCTGGTCATCGGTGTCGTCGTGCACGCCGTGTTCCCGCAGATCCCGATTGCGCTGGGAGTGGCGCTGGGCGCGGTGGTCAGCCCGACGGACGCCGTCGCTGCCACCGCCATCGGTCGGCGACTCGGGCTACCGCCGAGGCTGATGAGCGTGCTGGAGGGCGAGAGCCTGATGAACGACGCCACCGCGCTGGTGTTGCTGCGCACGGCACTGGCCGCGGTCATGGGGACCTTCAGCTTCTGGCAGTCGCTGCGCGACTTCGCCGTCGCGGTGCTCGTCGCGCTGGTGGTCGGCGGGCTGATCGCCGGCATCACGATCATGGTGCGGGCCAGGATCAGCGATCCGGTGCTGACCAGCACCATCTCGTTCTTCGTGCCGTTCCTCGCGTACTTCCCCACTGAGGAGCTGCACGGGTCAGGAGTGCTGGCGACCGTGGTCGCCGGGGTCATCACCGGACACCGCTCCGCGCACAGGTTCTCCGCCGCGGCCCGCGGCACCGAGGCCGCGAACTGGGCGACTATCAGCTTCGTCCTGGAGAGCGCGGTCTTCCTGGTGATGGGCCTCGAGCTGCCCGGTCTGGTCACGGACGCTCGCACCGAGTCGAGCATGTCGACGGTTGCCGCCATCGCCGCGGTGGTCTTCGTGCTGCTGCTGGCACTGCGGGCGGCGGGTGTGCTGGTGGCGATCCGGTTCGGGTCCCGGCACAACAGCACCCGGCGGAGCAGACGCAGGATCGAGGACGCCGAGTCCGAGCTCGAGACGATCGAACCGGAGACCCACCAGCAGGAGCGGCGGGCCCAGAACATCCGGCGGTGGATCGACCGCGGGCGCGCCGATCTGGCCTTCGAGGAGGACCAGCCCATCGGCCGCAAGGGGGCCCTGGTGCTCAGCTGGGCCGGCATGCGCGGTGTGGTGACTCTCGCTGCCGCGCAGACGATCCCGGAGGGCACCGACCACCGGGCGGTCGTGGTGCTCGTCGCGTTCGTCGTCTCGGTCGCCACCCTGATCGGGTTCGGCAGCACTCTGCCGCTCGTCATCCGTCGCATGCACTTCCGCGAGCGCAGCGTGCAGGACAAGCGCGAGGAGATCCGCTCCCTGGTGTCCGAGATGGTCGACACGGTGTCGGAACGACTCGGGCCGTTGGAGGACCAACAGATCGAGGGGGAGCCCATCGCGCCGGCTGTCGTCGAGCGGATGAGCAAGCTGTTCGCTCCGCTGCTCACCGGCGCCCTGCCGGAGGGTCAGGCGAAGATCGACCACCGGGATCAGCTGATCGAACTGACCGAGCGGTACGTCGCTGCCCTGCGGGAGACGCTGCTGGACGAACGATCGATCGGCAACTACCGCGCCGACACCTATCTCAAGGTGCAGGGTCTACTGGACGCGCTCGAGCGACGGGGCGAAACAACGCACTGA
- a CDS encoding PLP-dependent aminotransferase family protein, with product MTRTSSTAAVDVPIVVDPALGRLPGQIVDGFRDLVTRGALRPGDRLPSSRRLAAGWNISRGTVLTAWDQLAAEGYLAAAHGSGTVVNPDLSLVHPAPRPHPPAPTGQPSSIAGPAATAGVDLRPGRPGVTGLADASWRQAWRRAAAHPSPSSVPAPGLPALRAEIAAHLRQMRGLVVEPDEIVVTGGARDALAALLQIITVRLGHPPRVAVEDPGYPSLRRVLHRYGAAVVEIPVDDDGLSVTALEELSHPAHLVLVTPSHQYPLGASLPVGRRLRLLDWARRTDALVIEDDYDSELRYVGAPLPALAALDRGPRSPRGERVVTLGSFAKTMTPDLGSGFAVLPATLLPEMVALRSDLGPAPAPIVQRALADYLAAGGLRRHAQRMRREYRRRRSLLSDAFTEVTAVRVLAMDGGLHAVLELVRTADAVSATAVESAVQQQLLAVDVQLGALGDYWASSRPRDRFGWVLGYSGISDDDLRRGLELVRSTVDHVVAQAAPSGPVPL from the coding sequence GTGACCCGAACCAGCAGCACCGCGGCGGTTGACGTGCCGATCGTCGTCGACCCGGCGCTCGGCCGACTGCCCGGACAGATCGTCGACGGGTTCCGCGACCTGGTGACCCGCGGGGCGCTCCGGCCCGGCGACCGGTTGCCCTCCAGCCGCCGGCTGGCGGCCGGCTGGAACATCTCCCGAGGAACGGTGTTGACCGCCTGGGACCAGCTCGCCGCCGAGGGGTATCTGGCGGCCGCGCACGGTTCCGGGACCGTCGTCAATCCCGACCTGTCGCTGGTGCACCCGGCCCCGCGCCCGCATCCGCCGGCTCCGACCGGCCAGCCATCCTCCATCGCCGGTCCGGCAGCCACGGCCGGTGTCGATCTGCGCCCGGGCCGGCCGGGCGTCACCGGGTTGGCCGACGCCAGCTGGCGGCAGGCATGGCGGCGGGCTGCTGCCCACCCGTCCCCGTCCTCCGTCCCGGCGCCCGGTCTGCCTGCGCTACGCGCCGAGATCGCCGCGCATCTGCGGCAGATGCGCGGACTGGTGGTCGAACCCGACGAGATCGTGGTGACCGGCGGCGCGCGGGACGCGCTCGCCGCCCTGCTGCAGATCATCACCGTCCGGCTCGGCCATCCGCCGCGGGTGGCCGTCGAGGACCCCGGCTATCCGTCGCTGCGAAGGGTCCTGCACCGGTACGGCGCAGCCGTCGTCGAGATCCCCGTCGACGACGACGGACTTTCGGTGACTGCCCTGGAAGAGCTGTCCCACCCGGCACACCTGGTGCTGGTGACACCCAGCCACCAGTACCCGCTCGGGGCATCGCTGCCGGTCGGCCGACGGTTGCGGCTGCTCGACTGGGCACGCCGGACGGATGCCCTGGTGATCGAGGACGACTACGACTCCGAGCTGCGCTACGTCGGCGCGCCGCTGCCCGCCCTCGCTGCGCTGGACCGCGGTCCCCGCAGTCCGCGAGGAGAACGGGTGGTGACGCTGGGCTCGTTCGCCAAGACCATGACCCCCGATCTGGGGAGCGGCTTTGCGGTGCTCCCAGCGACCCTGCTGCCGGAGATGGTCGCGCTGCGCTCCGACCTCGGCCCGGCCCCGGCGCCCATCGTCCAGCGGGCGCTGGCCGACTACCTCGCCGCCGGCGGGCTGCGTCGGCATGCGCAGCGGATGCGGCGCGAGTACCGACGTCGACGCTCTCTTCTCTCCGACGCCTTCACCGAGGTCACAGCGGTGCGGGTGCTGGCGATGGACGGCGGCCTGCACGCTGTGCTCGAGCTGGTGCGGACCGCCGACGCGGTGAGCGCAACTGCGGTGGAATCCGCTGTGCAACAACAACTGCTGGCGGTCGATGTGCAGCTCGGCGCGCTCGGCGACTACTGGGCGAGCTCCCGACCCCGTGACCGGTTCGGCTGGGTGCTCGGCTACTCCGGCATCTCCGACGACGACCTGCGACGCGGACTCGAGCTGGTCCGCAGCACGGTGGACCACGTCGTCGCCCAGGCGGCACCGAGCGGGCCGGTGCCCCTCTAG
- the pdxS gene encoding pyridoxal 5'-phosphate synthase lyase subunit PdxS gives MTDLDSRTPTTVTSTLLDPDVPPTAGGAVVKRGLAEMLKGGVIMDVVTAEQARIAEDAGAVAVMALERVPADIRAQGGVARMSDPDLIEAIRAEVSIPVMAKARIGHFVEAQVLQHLEVDYIDESEVLSPADYLHHIDKHRFTVPFVCGATNLGEALRRITEGAAMIRSKGEAGTGDVSEATKHIRTIKGEIRALAAKTPDELYLAAKDLQAPYDLVVDVARRGALPVVLFTAGGVATPADAAMMMQLGADGVFVGSGIFKSGNPEARAAAVVRATAAFDDPAEIAAASRGLGEAMVGINVSDLPAPHRLAERGW, from the coding sequence ATGACCGACCTGGACTCCCGAACCCCGACCACCGTGACGAGCACCCTGCTGGACCCCGACGTGCCGCCGACAGCAGGGGGCGCCGTCGTCAAGCGTGGGTTGGCGGAGATGCTCAAGGGCGGCGTCATCATGGACGTCGTCACCGCCGAGCAGGCCAGGATCGCCGAGGACGCCGGCGCGGTCGCGGTGATGGCCCTGGAGCGGGTGCCCGCCGACATCCGCGCGCAGGGCGGCGTCGCCCGGATGAGCGATCCGGACCTGATCGAGGCCATCAGGGCAGAGGTGTCCATCCCGGTGATGGCCAAGGCGCGCATCGGCCACTTCGTCGAGGCCCAGGTGTTGCAGCACCTGGAGGTCGACTACATCGACGAGTCCGAGGTACTCAGCCCCGCGGACTATCTGCACCACATCGACAAGCACCGCTTCACCGTCCCGTTCGTCTGCGGCGCAACAAATCTGGGTGAGGCGCTGCGCCGGATCACCGAGGGCGCGGCGATGATCCGCTCCAAGGGCGAGGCCGGCACCGGCGACGTCTCCGAGGCCACCAAGCACATCCGCACCATCAAGGGCGAGATTCGCGCGTTGGCTGCCAAGACCCCCGACGAGCTGTATCTCGCGGCCAAGGACCTGCAGGCCCCGTACGACCTGGTGGTCGATGTGGCTCGCCGCGGCGCCCTGCCGGTGGTGCTGTTCACCGCCGGCGGGGTGGCCACGCCGGCCGACGCCGCGATGATGATGCAGCTCGGGGCGGACGGTGTGTTCGTCGGCTCCGGCATCTTCAAGTCCGGCAACCCGGAGGCCCGTGCGGCAGCTGTCGTCCGCGCCACCGCTGCCTTCGACGACCCGGCCGAGATCGCCGCGGCCTCCCGCGGACTCGGCGAGGCCATGGTCGGCATCAATGTTTCCGACCTGCCGGCCCCGCATCGGCTCGCCGAGCGCGGCTGGTGA
- the pdxT gene encoding pyridoxal 5'-phosphate synthase glutaminase subunit PdxT, which yields MNLQHSVGRRPRVGVLALQGGVAEHVRMLESAGAQAVLVRRPAHLTDLDGIVLPGGESSTIDRLLRLFGLADPLRALITGGLPTLATCAGMVLLAEAIQDPAPDQQSLGILPITVQRNAFGAQVVSEEALVETVDGPVRAAFIRAPIVIEVGRDVEVTARHRGRIVGVRRADVTAISFHPELTGDPTLHAQLVSRCRTRDDVAAPVVAVSDRR from the coding sequence GTGAACCTGCAGCATTCCGTCGGGCGCCGGCCGCGGGTCGGTGTCCTGGCGCTGCAGGGTGGGGTTGCCGAACACGTCCGGATGCTCGAATCCGCTGGTGCGCAGGCGGTTCTCGTCCGGCGTCCGGCCCATCTGACGGACCTGGACGGCATCGTGCTGCCGGGTGGAGAGTCGTCGACGATCGACCGTCTGCTTCGCCTGTTCGGTCTGGCCGACCCGCTGCGTGCGCTGATCACCGGTGGGCTGCCGACGCTGGCCACCTGCGCCGGGATGGTGTTGCTGGCGGAGGCGATCCAGGATCCCGCCCCCGATCAGCAGTCGCTCGGGATCCTGCCGATCACCGTGCAGCGCAATGCCTTCGGGGCGCAGGTCGTGTCGGAGGAGGCGCTGGTCGAGACGGTGGACGGGCCGGTGCGGGCGGCTTTCATCCGGGCGCCGATCGTCATCGAGGTGGGCCGGGACGTCGAGGTGACGGCACGCCACCGCGGCCGGATCGTCGGCGTCCGTCGCGCAGACGTCACCGCGATCTCCTTCCACCCGGAGCTCACCGGTGACCCCACCCTGCATGCGCAGCTGGTGTCGCGGTGTCGGACCCGGGACGACGTAGCAGCGCCGGTTGTGGCGGTCAGCGATCGCCGGTGA
- a CDS encoding aldo/keto reductase, whose translation MDFTTLGNTGTAVSTLALGTMTFGAESDEAESHAVLDAFVAAGGTLVDTADVYSAGTSERIIGRWLAAHPTEAAQVVLATKGRFPMGEGPNDVGLSRRHLSRALDASLERLGVEAIDLYQMHAWDAVTPIDETLRFLDDAVRAGKIHHYGFSNYLGWQLTKAVARAQALGFTPPATLQPQYSLLVRDIEHEIVPACLDAGIGLLPWSPLAGGWLTGKYVRDENPTGATRLGEDPERGMEAWEARNADERTWTVIEAVTQVAADHGVGAAQVSLAWLLSRPAMTSVILGARTVAQLESNLAAADLELSAAELQRLTEASAPRPDDYPYGAAGVAQRHRGITGGR comes from the coding sequence ATGGACTTCACCACGCTCGGCAACACCGGCACCGCCGTCTCGACCCTCGCGCTCGGCACCATGACTTTCGGCGCAGAGAGTGACGAGGCCGAATCCCATGCGGTACTTGACGCCTTCGTCGCCGCCGGCGGCACCCTCGTCGACACCGCCGACGTCTACTCCGCCGGGACCTCGGAGCGCATCATCGGTCGCTGGTTGGCCGCGCACCCGACCGAAGCCGCCCAGGTGGTGCTGGCGACCAAGGGACGGTTCCCGATGGGCGAGGGCCCCAACGACGTCGGCCTGTCCCGCCGGCACCTCTCCCGGGCACTCGATGCCTCGCTGGAGCGGCTCGGGGTCGAGGCCATCGACCTGTACCAGATGCACGCCTGGGACGCCGTCACGCCGATCGACGAGACCCTGCGCTTCCTGGACGACGCCGTGCGCGCCGGGAAGATCCACCATTACGGCTTCTCGAACTACCTGGGCTGGCAGCTGACCAAAGCGGTCGCCAGGGCGCAGGCACTCGGCTTCACTCCGCCCGCCACCCTGCAACCGCAGTACAGCCTGCTGGTGCGCGACATCGAGCATGAGATCGTGCCCGCCTGCCTGGACGCCGGGATCGGCCTGCTGCCGTGGTCACCGCTGGCCGGCGGTTGGCTGACCGGTAAGTACGTGCGCGACGAGAACCCCACCGGCGCAACGCGTCTCGGTGAGGACCCGGAGCGCGGGATGGAGGCCTGGGAAGCGCGCAACGCGGACGAGCGCACCTGGACCGTGATCGAAGCGGTGACTCAGGTCGCCGCCGACCACGGCGTCGGCGCCGCACAGGTGTCCTTGGCGTGGTTGCTGTCCCGGCCGGCGATGACGTCGGTGATCCTGGGCGCCCGCACCGTCGCGCAGCTGGAGTCCAACCTCGCCGCTGCCGACCTCGAGCTGTCGGCAGCGGAACTGCAGCGTCTCACCGAGGCCAGCGCACCACGTCCGGACGACTATCCCTACGGCGCCGCTGGGGTGGCCCAGCGCCACCGGGGAATCACCGGCGGTCGTTGA
- a CDS encoding MFS transporter yields MSSPPPADPPPAASPSDLPLPRIVYVLSAIALCVAVGFGILAPAVPVFARDFGVGRTAAALVVSMFAAARMASALGVGKLIDVIGPRQVLGAGLVIVAVSSGVAGLSQTYVQLLVLRGAGGVGSAMFTVAASSLLAQAIPSAVRGRAMSLWSGAFLFGSVLGPVIGAPLLAIGLRAPFFFYAATLSVAALVAYVALPRSPRRARRDTDLGTGITADDDEPREGIREAWRLPQFRVALVADLAGSWTMSVRLAIVPLFVTEMLLLGDAWSGYGLAIAAAANAALLIPFGRWSDSRGRLGIVAIGGVASALAMGLLAAPAALWIFVLAMAISGIGSAAQAVGPGAILGDVANGRRGSVIATYQMIGDVGSLVGPLTAGLLVDLGGYGWGFGVTAALSAVSAAIAVTATRRARSGPRPSTG; encoded by the coding sequence ATGTCCTCACCGCCACCCGCGGACCCGCCACCGGCAGCGTCGCCGAGCGATCTCCCGCTTCCCAGGATCGTCTACGTGCTCTCTGCGATCGCCCTGTGCGTGGCTGTCGGGTTCGGCATCCTGGCCCCGGCGGTACCGGTGTTCGCCCGCGACTTCGGCGTGGGCCGCACCGCAGCGGCCCTGGTCGTCTCGATGTTCGCCGCCGCCCGGATGGCCTCGGCGCTGGGCGTCGGGAAGTTGATCGATGTGATCGGCCCGCGCCAGGTGCTCGGCGCCGGCCTGGTGATCGTCGCGGTCTCCAGCGGGGTGGCCGGGTTGTCGCAGACGTACGTGCAGCTGCTGGTGCTGCGCGGAGCCGGCGGAGTGGGGTCCGCGATGTTCACCGTCGCCGCGAGTTCCCTGCTGGCACAGGCGATTCCGTCCGCCGTCCGCGGTCGGGCGATGAGCCTGTGGTCGGGTGCGTTCCTGTTCGGCAGCGTGCTCGGACCCGTGATCGGCGCGCCGTTGCTGGCGATCGGGTTGCGGGCCCCGTTCTTCTTCTACGCAGCCACCCTGTCGGTCGCAGCGCTCGTCGCCTATGTCGCACTCCCCCGCTCGCCGCGGCGAGCTCGGCGCGATACAGATCTCGGGACGGGCATCACCGCGGACGACGACGAGCCGCGCGAGGGGATCAGGGAAGCCTGGCGGCTGCCGCAGTTCCGGGTGGCGCTGGTCGCCGACCTCGCGGGCAGCTGGACGATGTCGGTGCGGCTCGCCATCGTGCCGTTGTTCGTGACCGAGATGCTGCTGCTGGGCGACGCCTGGAGCGGGTACGGCCTGGCGATCGCTGCAGCCGCCAACGCTGCCCTGCTGATCCCGTTCGGTCGCTGGTCCGACTCCCGCGGACGATTGGGCATCGTGGCGATCGGTGGCGTGGCGAGCGCGCTCGCGATGGGCCTGCTGGCCGCCCCGGCGGCGCTGTGGATCTTCGTCCTGGCGATGGCGATCTCCGGCATCGGGTCGGCGGCGCAGGCCGTCGGCCCCGGCGCGATCCTGGGCGATGTGGCCAACGGCCGCCGCGGCTCGGTGATCGCGACGTACCAGATGATCGGTGACGTCGGCTCATTGGTCGGCCCGCTGACCGCCGGGCTGCTGGTCGATCTGGGCGGCTACGGCTGGGGCTTCGGAGTCACCGCGGCGCTGTCCGCGGTGTCGGCGGCGATCGCGGTCACCGCCACCCGACGAGCGCGCAGCGGCCCCCGACCTTCGACCGGCTGA